In Dasypus novemcinctus isolate mDasNov1 chromosome 8, mDasNov1.1.hap2, whole genome shotgun sequence, the genomic stretch ATGTAGTGACCATGAGTCACCAGAGGCAACAATGTAATTTTGTCTGTGAAAGTAAAGAAGGAAACTAGAAGTTTGAGAGGCAGACTGGGCAAACGTTGTTCATATTTTGAATgctaacaaaggaaagaaaaaaatctggcaGGAGAGAGTTGAAGATGCTGGAAAAGGAGAAGATGATTGAAGAGGATGGCTCAAAGATACCGGGATGGGATATAGTTGTGAAGAGATGagtcatttaaagaaaaaagagctctTCTCccatgatgtgttttttttttaaagatttatttatttttatttatttctctcccctcccccctccccagttgtctgctctccatgtccactcatggtgttcctctgtgaccactcccatctttatcagtggcactgggaatctgtgcctcctcttgctgcgtcatcttgctgcatcagttctccatgtgtgtggcgccactcttgggcaggctgcaccttctttcgcactgggcagttctccttaccaAGCGCATTCCCTGTGCGTGTGGCTCcactatgcaagggacacccctgcgtggcacagcactccctgcgcgcatcagcactgagcataggccagccccacacgggtcaaggaggcccacggtttgaGCCATGGAcccccacatggtaggcagatgccctatccattgggccaagtcggtTTTGCTCCCACGATGAGTTGATCGTGTGACGGTAGTATATATTTAGACAAAGATAATCTGAGGTTAAAAATGGGGTAGGTGATAAAGATGGCCCTGGAGGTATAGCTGTGAACATGAAAGATTTGTTCAAACGTGGAAAGCAGAGACATGATAATTGAACAagaaattatgattaaacaatAAGAGTGAAGAGATGtatttgttttgaaaataaagCGTGTTAAGGGAATAAGGGATTATGAGAAGACTGGGGCAACCATTGTGGGGAAGGTCCTAAAATATGGCCCAAAGGTgactgggtggggtgggtggtggttgacaaacaacagcaacagcacAAGTGAGGTGAGCATGAATTTTTAGGGAATCCCATAGTACAGTTCCTTTACTTTCTCAGCACCCATACTCTGTGGCCCCAAGGCAGAAATAGAGACACAAAACACTGGAGGCAATACATAAGATATCTACCTCTTATTTAAATGTAGTAAATTTTGGAATAGTGTTCCAAATTCGTGGAAATTGTATACAGTAGACTATTTAAAAGCCATTAGCTtttacaatgagacatcatttcatacctatcagaatggccactattaaagaggactacaagtgttgagaggatgtggagaaattggaacacttactcactgttgggaatgcagaatgatacagccactgtagaggaatatttggcagttcctaaaaaagttgaatatagacgtgccatgtgacctggcaataccactactgggtgtatatccagaagaactgagagcagtgacatgaatagacatcggTACACTAATgttaatagtggcattatttacgactgctaaaagatggaaacaacccaggtgtccatcaaccaatgaatggataaacaaagtgtgttGCAtttacacgatggaatattatgcagctgtgagaagaaatgaagttataaagcatatgacaacatggacgacctggaggacagtatgttgagtgaaacaagccagacacaaaaggacaaattctgtatgattgtattactatgaatcaaatatattgtgtaacataatgtataatttaaaaaaatttatatatatccagtacatttaattaagAAACGGattttttattcaactattttcttttgtttttaattatttatattttcaattattaaatgcacaaaataaagttaaaagaaaaaaatggggaaaaaagaatatggctataatttatagaaaagtttcaagtgaatatttagaaattatacaatcataaataatttatgtaaatggacaaaatataagctagaataaatgaaagagcagttaaaagaaaaggaaaactgaatGTAAAACTTGttagaaaaataactgaaattagcAACCAAATGGGTTATTATTGAAGTTTACTACAAAATAATACTTAAGAGAACCATGATAAATTGCAATTTTatccaaataaaaaatttaaataaatcaaatatttaaattgttCTTATGTTTTGGgccaattctttgaattgattctcagacaattacaaaaatatgaaaaaatatggaTGACATTTTCACTCACAATTCCTCCAGAAATCACTTTATTTAACTCCTCCTTTCACAAACATGattccaaaaataattttctatacaTAATGTACCTACTTCCTGTTCCCTTGTTTACTCTTCATCCTACTCCCACCTGGTTTCAGCCCCATTAATTCTAATACCAAGTCCTATGTAGGTCACCCGTGGCGTCTTTTCAGATCCACTGGACAGAGCAGTACACCCCACCCTGAAAGCATCACTCTGTCTTTAAGACTCATCTGCTCTTCCTTCATCtctcacccccgttcttccctaTTTGTCCTTCTCACTGCAccacccactccacctctgtgcCCTTGCGACTGTCCTTCTCTTTCCAACCTTGCAGTGTTGAGGGTCTTCAGGATGAAGTGTAAGTGACCATATCTATTCTAATGCCCTCACTACCAGATACATAGTAAAGACCCCTAAAGTAATAGCTCCACGCCTGGCATGGTTGTAAGATAAAGATTCACATACCCAACAGCCACTAAGACTTCTGCACTTTCACATCCCCCATGGACCATAGGTGGGACACAAACAAGGTTTTCTCTTACCAGCATCATTCATACCTAAAACTTCTAGTATAAGAACATCATTCCTTTACTTCTCTTTGTGGTGTTTAATACCATTGAAATTAAGTAAACTTCAATACTGTGTTTAGGTTTCTTTCACTGTTAAGACAGAATGTTCCAACAATGCAGGAACTGTATATGCTTTATTCACCTTTATTTCCTATACCTAGGCATAAATCTGTTGCCCAGGTATTCACTTTACACATATAATGTGAAAGGAAAGAATGAGTAAATGGATTTTACTATCCATTCACCAAGCTGGTTTACCACACCAGAGTTTGAATTTTGTTTGCAGAATGAACaaattgaagaaattaaaaataactatttaataaataaaatgcacatgattttaataaaatgaaaatgttaacatGTTTTGCCAGTTTTAATACAATATAAAAGTGAAcatgaaaaatgcaaatattacAAATGTACTAAGCCAGAATGAatcaataaacataaataaataatctaaataaataaataaacaaacaataaactgACATCAGACAATAATCACTTAGGGGCTGCTGCCACTCATACTGAATATTTTTAACACACACTTGCTACATAATTCTGAAAGAGTGCTTGCTGCATTTAGCTCAACAAATTCTGTGACAAGCAGAAATGAgactttttgaaaaatgaatgcaAGTGTAAAATGGAATATGGTCAACTAGAATCATTTCAGGATGAGCCCACACCTGCATCCTCATTTCATAATATTTCTTTCAAGTTGGGTGATGAAGAGAAGGCATCTCCTAAGTTCCATTCTGACAACCTCCCAGGCACAGTCACTGTATTTCTTCTCTTGCAGATAGAGACGGATTCCCTGGAAGTATCTCCTCATGGCCAACACAGGGCCCTCCATTCCCTGGAGAGTTTCTTCCTCTCCCATCTCCTGCAGCAAACAGGCCTCCAGGTCCTCCAGCTGTTCACGAAGGGTGGAAAGAAGTTGGTCGAGGAGGGTCATGTTCCAAGCAGCAGAGGATCCCTCTGTGTGGTAGATGTTGAAGATCTGCTGGAACATCTCGTGGAGGACAAACTTGGCCTGGCTCTTCTGGACCTGGCTGCCATCCACCATCTCCCGGGGGAATCTGAAGTCAGTCCTGCCCTTCAGGCAGGAGAAAGGGGAGATTCTCCCCATTTGTCCCAGAAGCACAAAGGTCTTTCTGTCAACCAGGACTTGTCTCTGAGGCAGGTCACAGCTAAGAGATGGAAGAGGGCCACAGCTGAACACCACCAGGGCCATCAGCAGAGAGAGCTGGAGGGccattggggaaactgaggatgCTGCTGGCCTTGCTGAGCTGGACGTCTGTGTGAGCCTTGGACCCTAGGAGCTCTGAAGCTGTTCTGCCTAGGCATGGCTTTTAAAGAGGGAACTCAAAGGTTTTCATTTTCTCAACATTTCTCTATACTTTTActtccattttttgttttcatttacatATTCTCCATATCTCCTGAGAAAATGTCATCAATCTATACTCTTCATTTTCCAAAAGAGGTTTAACTTTTTCAATAAACTTCAAATGCTCCAATCCCAATGGATACTTTTTGACAAATGGAAAACATTATCCTAAAGTCAaaagtatatgtatgtatgtatatatgtaaatatacacaTGCATTTTGTATATAAATATTGCTCTTCACTGTGTAAGAAACAAATTTTTATATTGCCTCCTGAGTTCCTTTTCACCCTCCTTTACATAGGAAGACAGGCTCCCTGGGACCTATGGGTTCTGTACTAGATTAGGGATTCATCAGTCTACCTGTGGCAAAATGAGGCAGATTCAAGGACTGGGTGTTGATCACTATTTTATTCACAACAGAGGCTGATGGCGATTGGTCAATTAGTTTCTCTGACATTTTCCTTCCTTCTAGAATACATCTATGTAGAGCCATGTGATTATGCATCACTGGACCACAGGTAAGGATTATAATATTAGTAGACAGTGCCCTTTCTTCCCATCATTTTCTTACTGGATGTCCAGAGTGCCCTTCACGCTCTGCCAGTACCTAGCAGAAATCAttgttcttttcaagtgcataaGGGTGTGAAGATGCTACTTCCAAGGCAATTTTATCTGCAGCCTTTCCCAGTGCTCCCTCACTCACCAGGCAGTTTTTATCACGTCTAGCAACACCTTCTCCTCTACATGGCAGTATCCTCACCTCGAATTCTCCTGGACTCTCTCAgagggccagctcaacacatccaGATGACAGCAGAACTCCTTTACTGGAGAGAGACTAGCTTTTTTGTTGCCAAAATAATCAATCCTCCAGGATCCTTTCCTTGCCCCTACACCTACAGTGTTTGGGGAAGGAGCCTGATTTTCAGTGCTGGCTCCTCTCTGACCCATGTTCTTGCATCAGACAAGTCACCTGCTTTCAGATACTGACAGCAAAAGGTTTTCTTGTCTATGTAGGTGGAGGAGTTATCCATTTGCAATAattttacctttagcatccaaataatttttatttttccaaacacTTTTAGTATTCAGCACTTTATTTGAACTAGTGCATACTTTTTATGCTCAAGGTGTCCTCGGTTGGCAAAGGAGAGCGATGAGTTTCCTCCCAGTTAAAGGTCATGGTCCAGAAGCTGAAGATAGTTGCTCATCTGGCCAGAGTGACACTGCTGGGCCTCTTTGTTCCTCCCTCCCTATTGACTCTGCGAAAGCAGGGCCATAGGGCCCAGGCCATTACATAAAAGATAAATATCCCTTCTTTgctcttttgaaacttttaacttctttttcaTGTTATGCTTTACTGGGCTTAGATTGTTTTGCCTTCCCGCATTACTTTCCATCATCCTGAGGTTAATGCAAACAATGGGAAGTAAAAGAAAGGCAAAGGGGCATAACGTTTTTCCCTACAATGTTTGAGACATCAAATTTTTGCTTCTCATTCCACCTTTCCTAGAAAGCAAAACTTGACAGAAGttggtggaaaaaaagaaaataaatcaagtcTGAATGTcataaaagtgaaagaaagaaagtgactCTTCTGCTGACAAAGCATAAGTTAGCAAAAGCATAAGTTAGCAAAATTCAAAGCAACAAAATTGGAAACTAGCAGCTATTGCAGAGGGAATGAATGAATTCCAATATTGAAGTAAATAAGGACAGAAAATGGCTCCATCTGCcagtgttaaaaaagaaaaacccctgGTGCAATGGACAGCCTTCAGCTTTGCAAGAGCAGCCACTGATTTTTCTGTCACTTAATACAAAGGGGATCTGCtctggggagagaaagaaggtgTCACAGCAACAACTCTCCAGAGACTATATTATGACCCAGAAGTCCCGTTGCTGGAACACTAATCCCCTCTGGCGGGATAATGAATTTTAGTCCTTGCCTGAGTCGTCTTCCTTGTTAATATACCCACTCAGGCAATGAAATGATTGTTTTGAGAAATCttgaataaaaagaaagggaattggATGATCCCCGAAGAgtctgctctttatgtccataatacaaatgatactgattttttaaatgataacacTGAATTTTATTGCATGCTACCTATGGATCAGTCACCCTTTaggatctttaaaaatatattaatccaACCGTTTCAACAACCCTATTGTGCTGTACTCATTTATGAAactggagagaaaaataaatggagagatgaaCTATCCCAAATGTATGCTTGGACCAAGGTCACACTTAGGAAGAATTGAGACAATGGCTTGTCTAGAAAGGCCCATTAAGGAAAGTAAAGAGTAGAAATGGACATGGGATTTTGGAACAGAGAGACCTGGGCACTTAATCAGCCGAGCAGGTAGATGACAAAGGATTCTGAGCACCACCCAAATGCCAAAGGGTTGCTGTCGACTGTTTTGTTGGTAAATGGGGTGTGGTATGAGTGAATTTAATTGACTAACTTTAAGTACTaaagagcagtaaacaaaacaccTTTCAACAGTTATAAGGGAGTAGATTTTTGTGCCAATTGAAAAATAAGTctaaaattaatgatttttttcagtgaaatacattaaaataactttattatcCCATTAACTTCACATTTCTGGAATCTATTAATTTTTCATACTTCAGTTTTCTTATGAGTTTAAGAATAAACAATTTCCACTCTAGCCAAGTGCCACTGAAATGATAGCCCAGGCACATGAGCTCTGTTTCCTTCAGGCTTTATTCAATCTATTCCTATATTGGTTCACAGCATTACAATTCTGTCTTTTTCACACATTTGGTCTTTCACCTCTAAATTTCTAGATGTCTTGACCAAAGAACAGGAAGATTATCAGTTGGCAATTATTCTTTTAATTATCCAAGATAACTAATTAATCAAGAGAGTTAATCATTataacaatgataaaaatatCTATGTCTAATACGATTCTGATGTTATGTGTCTATTGTTCAGGTAATTCTCACTACAACTTTAGGAGGTAGAACACTGGTAGAATGCAAAGAGTGACTTGTGACCCCTGCTCTGAAGTGTCAATCCAAATGTTTAAATGACTCCTTTTACAAAGCACAGAGCTGCTTTCTGTCAGGGTATAGAAGGAAAGGGCAAATCCTTAGGCTACCATCTTACATGAATATGAAAAATCATTGGAATAGTATAGAACGACATATATTAATTCGTGAAATGTGATAGACCCAAACAAAGGAACTTGGATTTGAGCTGGACCCAAGTGATGCACAGTACTTCGATAGGAACTAAGGGCACAGTGTGATGGTGAATTTCAGGAGTCAACTTGGCTACATTGGCCTAGTAGTTATTATGAGGGTAATTCACAGACAGTTTTAAATCACTAGTCACTTGGTGCATCTATGGCTATTTATATCACAACCAATGAAGGAGTCTGCCTTTAGCAATGAGAGGAACCTCCTGTTCCAATCAGTAGGAGAACTTAAATGCAGAATTGAGCACTTCAGCAATCAGAAAGAAATATTTCTGTCTTTCCTTCAGagaaccagcttctcctggggaattcatcatcaccttcatggagtttccaatttgtggcctgccctactgAATTTGGATTTGATAATCCCCAAGGCcatatgagccaattcctattataaatctcttaacatatataaatattacattacaaatatAAATCCTGTCCAATtggtttctctggagaaccccgACTCATAAACAGGGATTGAGAGGAAAGAATGTATTTGTAAAGGTGGGAAATAAGTTAGCAAATTACCTTTGACTTTCCATTACTTAGGTGGATCTTGACCAAACACGGAGTAGACAATTACCTACTTTTAAACTGTAATTCTTTGGGACCCTTCCCAAATGACTAATGATATGTTTTTTCCTGTTATCACCATTCCTTTCCATGGGATATTGAGTTTGCTGTTTGATAACCCAAAAGTTGGCGTTTAATAAGTACACCTGAACTTGAGGTTGAAAATCAAGAGACCAGATTCAGAGTCCTTGGCcaatatttttgcatgttaatgtGCTCACTTTTCTTTTGTGCTAAACCTAAATATATTCTCTTTTCTACCAAGCAAGGATATAGCCTTTGATGATTTTCTCTGTAAAATATTTCCCCAGGAGTCTGTAACGTTGCTGTGGGCAGAGAAATTACCTTATCTATACTTGTATTTAGGCATTTTGTCTAATTCCTACAATTTCaggactcaataaatattcatgaagaaaataatcatggtaataaagtagaaagaataatgccaatacttttatttattaagtagttgAGGTTTGAGAAGACAATCAATCTGAAGACACTTTGTGAATTGTCATGACACTATACGGGaagttaaaattgaaaatttgtgaaacattaaaaaaaggagcAATAACAATTTGACCACAGGGATATTTTCTTCAATGTTGTATTTGCAAGATATGATTTTATATGGAAACTCACTCTCCACCTTTATTTCAGTCTTCTCAGTGATCCTAAAGTGGATCTACCTAATTATATTCCTCCTTGTTTCCCTCAATTAGTAAGGAAATAACTTGAACTTTACAATGTGTTTCAAGTCCTTGTCCTCATTTTCCAACCTGGCCTATGTCGCTGGGAATCAACGTGAATGCCTGTTCTGAAAGGTCGATGATGCTCTGAAACCTAACGAATGGTGTCTATGGCATCTTCCCTGGTTTAATTATGGAATCAGAACTTGAGTCAGATTTTTTTTGCATGTAACCTATGTGTAAGCAAgaattttggttgtttttatcCCCACTAAACAAGATTAGTTCAGATAGTATAAACATGAACAGTGAGTGGTCTTATTCACTGTTCTTGTCTCCTCTTCCCAGTAGTCACTTAAATAGACTCCCTTTCCCATCTTCTTTGCACTTAGATGTCTGACGAGAATAAAGCCATGTCAATTAAATGAGGGTAGAGCTGATGTTCACCGTACAGGCCTGGCAACTGAACTTACCTCCATGTGATCCACCACACTTGTAGCCCTTTTCATCTGAGTAAAGGAGAACCAAGCAACACAGGTGCATTTGTAGTCACTGGTTGAAGATAGGATAGCAGACTCCAAAAATAGAAGGCACCTGGATCCCTGAATCAGTGTTAGTAGAAGGGCCAACCAGAAGAGTCACCTGATCAAGGATTCACACATGGAGTTTTTATGtgaaaaaaaggtaaattttattATAATCAAAATACTGACAGTTTTCTGTTTACTTTTACAATAGCTAGCATTAACTTAACTGGCAAATGTCTCTAACATAATACTATCCTGATGagctttttgattaaaaaaaaattcaatgttgAGTTTGGGGAATAGCAAATATTCTCCCAAGAATTTaatcagataaataaaaactaaattaaaaaattgtttagGAAAAGTAGATCATGATCTCTTTACATACTGTTTTTGTAAATCatgatgtacatatatttttagaATAATCCCATGATTTTGATATCAGATATGTCTCAGCTGGTGCATAAATATGAGTCAATACTGCTTCTTTGGGCTAGCAAAGGATAATAGAATAGACTAGAGAGTCACAAATAtaagtttcttctttctttgtggaTTTTTCTTTGAGGATTGTTAAATGAGAGAAAAGCACATTTCAATTTCTCCTCTGACAACCTCCCAGGCACAGCTGctgtatttcttttcattcagATAGCCATCAGTTCCTTGGAAGTAATCGCGGACTAGAGTTCCCAAATCGGCACAAGGCAGGAGATTTTCTACTTTATCTGCTCCACTTGTTCCAGATTGTGATCTAGTCTAGAGAGTAATTCATCCAGGAGGCTATTATCCCAAGCAGCACGAGAGTTCTCATTTTGGAAGAGGTTGAAGATCTGTTGGAACATTTCATTGCGGAAATAGGTGGCTTGTGTCTTTGGGATTTGGGTGACAGTCTCTGCTTTCCAAGGATATTTGAAGTCGACTCTGTCATTCAGACAAGAATGAGAGGGCATCCTATTCATCTGTCTCAACAGCGTAAATATTTCCTTGCTTTCTAGGCCTTGGCTCCGAGGCAAAGGACAACCAAGAGAGCAGTCAAGGCTGGAGCAGAGCATCAGCCCTGCCAGTAGCAAATACATGTGGTCCATCGAGGATTGCAGTGCTTACCAGACGACCGGAAGGGGGCGCGCGGCCCCCTCCAAACAGTGAGCTCTAAGCTTCCTTTACTGTGACTACTGTGACTATGGCAGAGGTACCCAAGTCGCCTTTTTCGACCCGTTTTACAGAAACGCAGGCTTTGGCTTAGCCGTCCTGGTTTCCGTTTATCTGCAGGTCCCACCCGCTGACAGAGGCACCGCGGTGCTTCTCGTAGCAATTTGGTGCTGCTTAAAGAGTGCCCAGTGCTGGGCGATCTTTTCCGCAGCCTGGATTGCAGGAGTGAGCTTTGCCGCGGCTTGGCCTGAGACATTTTTCCTTGCCAGCGAGCACAGAAcctttcattttctgaattttcccCATATCCTTGGGTTGCTTTGCTTCTTCGGATGGTACTTTACCAAGAGTTATTTGAACAAGAGTTCTCAGTTTGACGgcttaagctttttttttttttcagattcagAATTGTTTCTGGGGAGAACACCCCACACGAATGtagagaaaggagaaattagGATGCCGGAAAGCGACGTATTGGAACTTCGAGCTGAAGTGCGCAGGTAAGACTTCAGAGCAGCCGAGACAAACGGGACAATGTACGCCCTGAGCTCgtacttttattatattttaatggaTAATTTTTCCTATAGGAGTAgtggaaaaaaactgaaaaggtgGGGTATTAAAGGTCACAgccttattttaaatttaaatattttatttacacctGAAAGCAGAATTTTGATGTACATTTACTTACCTGgcattaataaaaacaaattcatcAATACTATTTAAGTTTTAAACTAGTTCTTTTGCAATGCAACACATTGAGAGAATTGCCACAATTCCAGGCATGAATTgcaatcttaaaatatttttattaaatttctgGTTACTGAAACTCCTTTC encodes the following:
- the LOC101420625 gene encoding interferon omega-1-like, whose product is MALQLSLLMALVVFSCGPLPSLSCDLPQRQVLVDRKTFVLLGQMGRISPFSCLKGRTDFRFPREMVDGSQVQKSQAKFVLHEMFQQIFNIYHTEGSSAAWNMTLLDQLLSTLREQLEDLEACLLQEMGEEETLQGMEGPVLAMRRYFQGIRLYLQEKKYSDCAWEVVRMELRRCLLFITQLERNIMK